A single window of Halobacterium jilantaiense DNA harbors:
- a CDS encoding DUF7268 family protein, with product MSQAGVEVAGRDWGLFARAAGYGAAAAFALFYVLHLGVGTSPRQASEVAFPLAALPFAVGLVGWSGVLMSGDAIEGFSTELGVSEGWTAESGRQAMALLIAFGLGGMVGAAVAGAPYGV from the coding sequence ATGTCTCAGGCAGGCGTCGAGGTTGCGGGCCGCGACTGGGGGCTGTTCGCGCGCGCCGCCGGCTACGGCGCTGCGGCGGCGTTCGCCCTGTTCTACGTCCTCCACCTCGGCGTCGGCACCAGTCCGCGGCAGGCCAGCGAGGTGGCGTTCCCGCTGGCCGCGCTCCCGTTCGCCGTCGGGCTCGTCGGCTGGTCGGGCGTGCTGATGTCCGGGGACGCTATCGAGGGGTTCTCGACGGAACTCGGCGTCTCGGAGGGCTGGACCGCCGAGAGCGGCCGACAGGCGATGGCGCTCCTGATCGCGTTCGGCCTCGGCGGGATGGTCGGTGCCGCCGTCGCCGGCGCGCCGTACGGCGTCTAA
- a CDS encoding cysteine hydrolase family protein, which translates to MEFDPASTAVVVVDVQNGFCHPDGSLYAPASEDALGPVTSLVSRARDAGASVVYTRDVHPPEQFDDNHYYDEFERWGEHVVEGSWDAELHGDLDVRDEDHVVEKHTYDAFYQTDLEGFLDSHGVDDLLVCGTLANVCVLHTAGSAGLRDYRPVLVEDALGYIEEEHKAYTVDHADWLFGEVVDRAGVMFA; encoded by the coding sequence ATGGAGTTCGACCCAGCCAGCACTGCCGTCGTCGTCGTGGACGTGCAGAACGGCTTCTGCCACCCCGACGGCAGCCTCTACGCACCGGCCAGCGAGGACGCGCTCGGCCCCGTTACGAGCCTGGTCTCGCGAGCCCGGGACGCGGGCGCGAGCGTCGTCTACACGCGGGACGTCCACCCGCCCGAGCAGTTCGACGACAACCACTACTACGACGAGTTCGAGCGCTGGGGCGAGCACGTCGTCGAGGGCTCGTGGGACGCCGAACTGCACGGCGACCTCGACGTCCGCGACGAGGACCACGTCGTCGAGAAACACACCTACGACGCGTTCTACCAGACAGACCTCGAAGGGTTCCTCGACAGCCACGGCGTCGACGACCTCCTAGTCTGTGGCACGCTCGCGAACGTCTGCGTACTCCACACCGCCGGCTCGGCCGGGCTCCGCGACTACCGGCCTGTGCTCGTCGAGGACGCGCTCGGATACATCGAGGAAGAGCACAAGGCGTACACCGTCGACCACGCCGACTGGCTGTTCGGGGAGGTCGTCGACCGAGCGGGCGTGATGTTCGCGTGA
- a CDS encoding ABC transporter permease translates to MASKRFILKRLLLLVPVLFGVATFVFVILHLASGDPARVILGQRAPQSQVVQLRQELGLNDPVYVQYGRFLVDAVQFDFGQSYQIAQGDSVRSVLADKIPVTLELALYGQVIGILLGIPLGVISAVKQDTLTDHVGRIGALSGISIPIYWSGPMLILLFSTTLSIFPASGRIGSTIFLDNSWLPFTFLPADMSIPAPWFAVYDVGLAGVSLPVPFFDIVTVTSGTTWPLTNMVTIDTLLLGQFDAWVSAVMHLFLPAVTIGVYSMALISRMMRSSMLEVVRQDYMRTARAKGQGSKITVMKHGFRNALIPVVTVIGIQFGGLLGGAVLTETVFGIGGIGTMLVSAINANDYPLVQGTVLTFALLFTLVNLVVDITYSYLDPRIQQ, encoded by the coding sequence ATGGCTTCCAAGCGGTTCATTCTGAAACGGCTGTTGTTGCTCGTGCCGGTCCTGTTCGGAGTGGCGACGTTCGTGTTCGTCATCCTCCATCTGGCGTCGGGTGACCCGGCACGGGTCATCCTCGGGCAGCGCGCCCCCCAGTCGCAGGTCGTCCAGCTCCGGCAGGAACTCGGCTTGAACGACCCGGTGTACGTCCAGTACGGTCGGTTCCTCGTCGACGCCGTGCAGTTCGACTTCGGCCAGTCCTACCAGATTGCGCAGGGCGACAGCGTCCGCAGCGTGCTGGCCGACAAGATTCCGGTCACGCTCGAACTGGCGCTGTACGGCCAGGTCATCGGCATCCTCCTCGGCATCCCGCTGGGCGTCATCTCGGCGGTGAAACAGGACACGCTCACCGACCACGTCGGACGAATCGGTGCGCTCTCCGGTATCTCCATCCCCATCTACTGGTCGGGCCCGATGCTCATTCTCCTGTTCTCGACGACGCTCTCCATCTTCCCGGCGTCCGGCCGCATCGGGTCGACCATCTTCCTCGACAACAGTTGGCTCCCGTTCACGTTCCTGCCAGCCGACATGTCAATCCCCGCTCCCTGGTTCGCGGTGTACGACGTTGGATTGGCGGGCGTCAGCCTCCCCGTCCCGTTCTTCGATATCGTCACGGTCACAAGCGGGACGACGTGGCCGCTCACGAACATGGTCACCATCGACACCCTGCTACTCGGCCAGTTCGACGCCTGGGTGTCGGCGGTCATGCACCTGTTCCTGCCCGCGGTGACCATCGGCGTCTACTCGATGGCGCTCATCTCCCGGATGATGCGGTCGTCGATGCTCGAAGTCGTGCGCCAGGACTACATGCGGACGGCGCGCGCGAAGGGCCAGGGCTCGAAAATCACCGTCATGAAACACGGCTTCCGGAACGCCCTCATCCCCGTCGTCACGGTCATCGGTATCCAGTTCGGCGGCCTGCTCGGCGGTGCCGTCCTCACCGAGACGGTCTTCGGCATCGGCGGCATCGGGACGATGCTGGTCTCCGCCATCAACGCCAACGACTACCCGCTCGTCCAGGGCACCGTGCTGACGTTCGCCCTGCTGTTCACGCTCGTGAACCTCGTCGTCGACATCACGTACAGCTACCTCGACCCACGCATCCAACAATGA
- a CDS encoding dihydroorotase: protein MRVIREAMLADGRVRDVRLDGERIDAVGEDLDGEAFVEADERLLLPGMIDAHVHFRQPGFGHKETWASGSRSAAAGGVTTVVDQPNTDPPTVTGEAFDEKAEFAAGSLVDWGVSGGVTADWDPDSLFERPLFALGEVFLADSTGDMGIDADLFRAACRRAADAGVVVTVHAEDADLFSEDAKSRDDADAWSAYRAADAEAAAVERAVDVGSEAGATVHIAHTSTPEGVDAARAGDATCEVTPHHLFLSREDLDDLGTFGRMNPPLRSEARREALFERLADGRVDVIATDHAPHTGDEKDASIWDAPSGVPGVETALPLLLDAAREGDLSYERVRDVTAANPADIFGLPRKGRVEAGRDADLVLVDPENAREIRGDDLHSNVEWTPFEGKQGVFPEWTMVRGTVVWDGDEFAAFDGENVRQ from the coding sequence ATGAGAGTCATCCGGGAGGCGATGCTCGCCGACGGGCGAGTCCGCGACGTCCGACTCGACGGGGAGCGAATCGACGCAGTGGGCGAAGACCTCGACGGGGAGGCGTTCGTCGAGGCGGACGAGAGGCTGCTGTTGCCGGGGATGATAGACGCGCACGTCCACTTCCGGCAGCCCGGGTTCGGGCACAAAGAGACGTGGGCGAGTGGCTCCCGGAGCGCCGCTGCGGGTGGCGTGACGACCGTGGTCGACCAGCCGAACACGGACCCGCCGACGGTGACTGGCGAAGCCTTCGACGAGAAGGCCGAGTTCGCTGCGGGGAGCCTCGTAGACTGGGGCGTCAGCGGCGGGGTGACCGCCGACTGGGACCCCGACTCGCTGTTCGAGCGACCGCTGTTCGCGCTCGGTGAGGTGTTCCTCGCGGACTCCACCGGAGACATGGGCATCGACGCCGACCTGTTCCGAGCGGCGTGCCGGCGGGCCGCGGACGCGGGCGTCGTCGTCACCGTCCACGCGGAGGACGCCGACCTGTTCTCGGAGGACGCGAAGTCCCGCGACGACGCGGATGCGTGGAGCGCGTACCGGGCGGCCGACGCCGAGGCGGCCGCCGTCGAGCGCGCGGTCGACGTGGGCAGCGAGGCCGGGGCCACGGTCCACATCGCACACACGTCGACGCCGGAGGGCGTGGACGCGGCGCGGGCGGGCGACGCCACCTGCGAGGTGACGCCCCACCACCTCTTCCTCTCGCGCGAGGACCTCGACGACCTCGGGACGTTCGGCCGGATGAACCCCCCGCTGCGCAGCGAGGCGCGCCGCGAGGCGCTGTTCGAGCGGCTCGCCGACGGCCGCGTCGACGTGATAGCGACTGACCACGCGCCCCACACCGGCGACGAGAAAGACGCGAGCATCTGGGACGCGCCCTCGGGCGTGCCGGGCGTCGAGACGGCGCTCCCGCTGCTGCTCGACGCGGCGCGCGAGGGCGACCTCAGCTACGAGCGCGTGCGTGACGTGACGGCAGCGAATCCGGCCGACATCTTCGGCCTGCCCCGGAAGGGCCGCGTCGAGGCGGGCCGGGACGCCGACCTCGTGCTCGTCGACCCGGAGAACGCGCGTGAGATTCGGGGCGACGACCTGCACTCGAACGTCGAGTGGACGCCGTTCGAGGGGAAACAGGGGGTGTTCCCCGAGTGGACGATGGTGCGCGGGACCGTCGTCTGGGACGGCGACGAGTTCGCGGCGTTCGACGGCGAGAACGTCCGCCAGTAA
- a CDS encoding ABC transporter permease: MSTDTATDANSLDDRTALDRLRSSQFLSDLLSNRLAVIGLTIIVGMILVAVYARVAYDLNALTQSQLGTVPDRLRPGWTGAGPVDQHIFGTDASGRDIYKRTLYGAWIAMKYGTVTVAASTLIGVALGIIAAYYSDLTDNVIMRTMDVLLSFPSLLLALALVAIFGSGLWKVVIALTLVYTPRFARVVRGAALKVLEDEYIEATEALGANDLRVLAKHVFPNTLAPVTVQSTLNYGLAIIDFAALSFLGFGAGPGMPSWGLMLDNGVSNGLLTGKWWMSVFPGLFLAILVLGFNLLGDGMRDALDPRMRETVD, encoded by the coding sequence ATGAGTACGGACACCGCAACCGACGCGAACAGCCTGGACGACCGCACGGCCCTCGACCGGCTGCGGTCCTCGCAGTTCCTCTCGGACCTGCTGTCGAACCGCCTCGCGGTCATCGGGCTAACGATCATCGTCGGGATGATACTCGTCGCCGTCTACGCCCGGGTCGCGTACGACCTCAACGCGCTGACCCAGTCGCAGCTCGGCACCGTCCCCGACCGGCTGCGGCCGGGCTGGACGGGCGCTGGTCCCGTCGACCAGCACATCTTCGGCACGGACGCCTCGGGCCGCGACATCTACAAGCGCACGCTGTACGGTGCCTGGATCGCGATGAAGTACGGCACGGTGACGGTCGCGGCGTCGACGCTCATCGGTGTCGCGCTCGGCATCATCGCGGCGTACTACAGCGACCTGACCGACAACGTCATCATGCGCACGATGGACGTGCTGCTGTCGTTCCCGTCGCTGCTGCTGGCGCTCGCGCTCGTCGCCATCTTCGGCTCCGGCCTCTGGAAGGTCGTCATCGCGCTGACGCTCGTGTACACGCCGCGGTTCGCCCGCGTCGTCAGGGGAGCCGCGCTGAAAGTGCTGGAAGACGAGTACATCGAGGCCACGGAGGCGCTCGGCGCGAACGACCTCCGGGTGCTCGCGAAACACGTCTTCCCGAACACCCTCGCGCCCGTCACCGTCCAGTCCACGCTGAACTACGGGCTCGCCATCATCGACTTCGCGGCGCTGTCTTTCCTCGGGTTCGGCGCGGGTCCGGGGATGCCGTCGTGGGGGCTGATGCTCGACAACGGCGTCTCGAACGGCCTGCTCACCGGGAAGTGGTGGATGTCCGTCTTCCCGGGGCTGTTCCTCGCCATCCTCGTCCTCGGGTTCAACCTCCTCGGGGACGGCATGCGGGACGCCCTCGACCCGCGGATGCGGGAGACGGTCGACTGA
- a CDS encoding Hvo_1808 family surface protein has product MARRLLAVAVVCLVVLAGCQGGMTGDTGTETATTAPTNTTTPAESTDSFDYADPAEDRLGWEGGYWYNESIDVDRSDGLNDTELAAVVNRSMARVERVRSLEFEESVPVEVISREEFSNETADSYANISRNGSLHQNVKWEAAFMLSENESATDRLQSNRAASVGGYYSPSEDRIVIVSENTESPKMDEVTLSQELFHGLQQHQFNISEMNQSTQELHNARDGIIEGDGNYVDHLYEQRCNTDWDCLMPREQGGGESGTDLHIGLYAVQFQPYSDGPPFVQQLREEGGWDAVNAAYDDPPASTEQTIHPEKYGEDEPTDVTVRDTSTDEWSVPEMGNGSIDYASFGEAGMYTMLWYPSYAETQRTSTPTSVIVPVNHLLAPAQNQESLDLYNYSYRYTEGWDGDKLVPYATDTSGEDNQTAYVWKSVWDSPDEAAEFAEGYRKLLEHHDAERVDSQTDRYQIPEGANGFADAFRVTVDGDRVTIVNAPTVDALDDVHDAN; this is encoded by the coding sequence ATGGCACGGCGACTGCTCGCTGTCGCAGTGGTGTGTCTCGTGGTGTTGGCCGGCTGCCAGGGTGGCATGACCGGCGACACCGGGACCGAGACCGCGACGACGGCGCCGACGAACACGACGACCCCTGCCGAATCGACGGATAGCTTCGACTACGCCGACCCCGCCGAGGACCGCCTCGGCTGGGAGGGCGGCTACTGGTACAACGAGTCAATCGACGTCGACCGCTCCGACGGCCTGAACGACACCGAACTCGCAGCGGTCGTGAACCGTTCGATGGCGCGCGTCGAACGCGTTCGCAGCCTCGAATTCGAGGAGTCGGTGCCCGTCGAGGTCATCTCCCGGGAGGAGTTCTCGAACGAGACTGCGGATTCGTACGCGAACATCTCACGGAACGGTAGCCTCCACCAGAACGTGAAGTGGGAGGCGGCGTTCATGCTCTCGGAGAACGAGAGCGCCACCGACCGACTGCAGTCGAACCGCGCCGCGTCCGTCGGCGGCTACTACTCGCCGAGCGAGGACCGAATCGTCATCGTCTCCGAGAACACGGAATCCCCGAAGATGGACGAAGTCACGCTCTCCCAGGAGCTGTTCCACGGGCTTCAACAACACCAGTTCAACATCTCGGAGATGAACCAGTCGACGCAGGAGCTCCACAACGCCCGCGACGGCATCATCGAGGGTGACGGAAACTACGTCGACCACCTCTACGAGCAGCGCTGCAACACTGACTGGGACTGTCTGATGCCCCGGGAACAGGGTGGCGGTGAGAGCGGCACTGACCTCCACATCGGTCTCTACGCGGTCCAGTTCCAGCCGTACAGTGACGGTCCGCCGTTCGTCCAGCAGCTCCGCGAGGAGGGCGGGTGGGACGCCGTGAACGCGGCCTACGACGACCCGCCGGCGAGCACCGAGCAGACCATCCACCCGGAGAAGTACGGCGAGGACGAGCCGACCGACGTGACGGTCCGGGACACCTCGACCGACGAGTGGTCGGTGCCCGAGATGGGCAACGGCAGCATCGACTACGCGTCCTTCGGCGAGGCCGGGATGTACACGATGCTGTGGTACCCGAGCTACGCCGAGACGCAGCGGACTAGCACGCCCACGAGCGTGATCGTCCCCGTCAACCACCTGCTGGCACCCGCACAGAATCAGGAGAGCCTCGACCTCTACAACTACAGCTACCGCTACACTGAGGGCTGGGACGGCGACAAGCTCGTCCCCTACGCCACGGACACGTCCGGCGAGGACAACCAGACCGCGTACGTCTGGAAGTCCGTCTGGGACTCGCCCGACGAAGCCGCGGAGTTCGCGGAAGGCTACCGCAAGCTCCTTGAACACCACGACGCCGAGCGCGTCGACTCCCAGACCGACCGCTACCAGATTCCCGAGGGCGCGAACGGGTTCGCGGACGCGTTCCGCGTCACCGTGGACGGCGACCGCGTCACCATCGTGAACGCGCCGACCGTCGACGCCCTCGACGACGTCCACGACGCGAACTGA
- a CDS encoding phosphate-starvation-inducible PsiE family protein encodes MDAADHVEITERLIGAVEIVAAYVLVFLFAVGVFDLGLTIGDLILSGAITDTAEVVGLVDTVLLLFIVVEIYRTVVAYTREESVLRIVIVTAVIAVARRIIVYKPTDYASPDATLFTAVGLAVLIAALVGSLHVLRSAEDDGYLF; translated from the coding sequence ATGGACGCCGCCGACCACGTCGAAATCACGGAACGGCTCATCGGTGCCGTCGAAATCGTCGCCGCGTACGTGCTCGTGTTCCTGTTCGCCGTCGGCGTCTTCGACCTCGGGCTCACCATCGGCGACCTCATTCTCTCCGGCGCTATCACCGACACGGCCGAGGTCGTGGGGCTCGTCGACACCGTCCTGTTGCTGTTCATCGTCGTCGAAATCTACCGCACGGTCGTCGCCTACACCCGCGAGGAGAGTGTGCTCCGCATCGTCATCGTCACGGCGGTCATCGCCGTCGCCCGCCGCATCATCGTCTACAAGCCCACGGACTACGCCTCCCCGGACGCGACGCTGTTCACGGCCGTCGGGCTCGCGGTTCTGATTGCTGCCCTCGTCGGGTCGCTGCACGTGCTACGGTCGGCCGAGGACGACGGCTACCTGTTCTGA
- a CDS encoding Hvo_1808 family surface protein produces the protein MRALTLVAVAALVVLAGCSALPATDSRPTPGEPATAPADFVDPDGDVLGWEGGYWYNEGLPVTDDDGLNETERRMVVNRSMARVERLRGIEFETPVDVDVVSRDAYREEYAGNGNASDALRTFDDAKFEALFLVGEDRGAIDVQRSNRGSNVLGFYSPSEDRIVVVSPTETPQVRETTLGHELVHALQFRQLGAGYDSPTRDRANANSGLVEGDARFVDHQYGDRCGADWDCATAGGGGGGGDLHLGVYLLTYFPYSDGPGFVEAVYEDGGWAAVGELYGDPPASSEQVAQPEKYGEDQPADPTLRDRSANEWSRVSVDGRAPYAEVGVGGLTAMLAYPAYDDSRRGAVLSPQTFLNYRDGAVDSRDPFDYTTTPVEGWDGERMWVYEHEDGDLGYTWRIAWDSPRDATEFADSYRDLLRYWGGERVDGEPGVWRIPEGESPFADAFRLTVDGDRATIVNAPETDELDAVHEPRN, from the coding sequence ATGCGCGCGCTCACGCTCGTCGCCGTCGCTGCGCTCGTCGTCCTCGCGGGCTGCTCTGCGCTGCCCGCTACCGACAGCCGGCCGACGCCCGGCGAGCCCGCCACCGCCCCCGCCGACTTCGTTGACCCCGACGGCGACGTGCTCGGCTGGGAGGGCGGCTACTGGTACAACGAGGGCCTGCCCGTCACCGACGACGACGGCCTGAACGAGACCGAACGCCGGATGGTCGTGAACCGTTCGATGGCGCGCGTCGAGCGCCTGCGCGGCATCGAGTTCGAGACGCCGGTCGACGTCGACGTCGTCTCCCGGGACGCGTACCGCGAGGAGTACGCGGGGAACGGCAACGCGAGCGACGCGCTGCGGACGTTCGACGACGCGAAGTTCGAGGCGCTGTTCCTCGTCGGCGAGGACCGCGGCGCTATCGACGTCCAGCGGTCGAACCGCGGGTCGAACGTGCTCGGGTTCTACTCGCCGAGCGAGGACCGCATCGTCGTCGTCTCCCCGACGGAGACGCCACAGGTCCGGGAGACCACGCTCGGTCACGAGCTCGTCCACGCGCTCCAGTTCCGGCAGCTCGGCGCTGGCTACGACTCGCCGACTCGCGACCGCGCGAACGCGAACAGCGGGCTCGTCGAGGGCGACGCGCGGTTCGTCGACCACCAGTACGGCGACCGCTGCGGCGCGGACTGGGACTGCGCGACCGCCGGCGGCGGTGGTGGCGGTGGCGACCTCCACCTCGGCGTCTACCTGCTCACGTACTTCCCGTACAGCGACGGCCCCGGGTTCGTGGAGGCGGTCTACGAGGACGGTGGCTGGGCGGCCGTCGGCGAACTCTACGGCGACCCGCCGGCGTCCAGCGAGCAGGTCGCTCAGCCCGAGAAGTACGGGGAAGACCAGCCGGCCGACCCGACGCTCCGTGACCGGTCGGCGAACGAGTGGAGCCGCGTCAGCGTCGACGGCCGCGCGCCGTACGCGGAGGTCGGCGTCGGCGGCCTCACGGCGATGCTCGCCTACCCCGCCTACGACGACAGCCGGCGGGGGGCCGTCCTCTCCCCCCAGACGTTCCTGAACTACCGGGACGGCGCGGTGGACTCCCGGGACCCCTTCGACTACACGACCACGCCAGTCGAGGGCTGGGACGGCGAACGGATGTGGGTGTACGAGCACGAGGACGGCGACCTCGGGTACACGTGGCGTATCGCCTGGGACTCGCCCCGGGACGCCACCGAGTTCGCCGACAGCTACCGCGACCTGCTCCGGTACTGGGGCGGCGAGCGCGTCGACGGCGAACCCGGCGTCTGGCGCATCCCCGAGGGCGAGAGCCCGTTCGCGGACGCGTTCCGGCTCACCGTGGACGGCGACCGCGCCACCATCGTGAACGCGCCGGAGACGGACGAACTGGACGCCGTCCACGAGCCGCGGAACTGA
- a CDS encoding ABC transporter substrate-binding protein: MPRDTVDRRTFLKSAGAATVVATSLAGCSSGDGDSGEDTTEASENTGDGTETDETTEQDDGGSDLSGTLVYSRGDHPTNYDPQQTTSGEVAKVTNQVFDTLIDFVPGSGGQLTDGLANEWNLEETTATVTLKEGITFHNGEEVTGEDVRATVRRFIDEDYEYFLGTDNRSGYSSVTFGDWVESIEVPSEYEVQFNLSQRYAPFVRNLAMFAAAIMSKTQIEGVGATPEDQASLGTDPKGTGPFMFEELDNSNQRILLSGYQDFWGEGPNVAQVIFKTIGSNQTRAQDLINGDTHITDNLDAQSIQQVDGSGSASVVQKNGINVGYMAFNHARKEAFRDPRVKRAITLAVNRSAIVDDIYQGFATEADQPLPPDVLGHNDDLEPYPHDPEEAQSLLEEAGATDLSFELATFSNPRGYNPSPLQTANQIKSDLQEIGVSVEINQFSTFSSYIEYTYGGRHDACLLGWYTDNADPDNFLYVLLHPGVDASELSADQQHIPWDDKANASNVAAWVNKDYVELVDEGQTTYDEGSRRDLYLEASQIAHDDAPWMFIDYAELIRGVHQSVNADSYTVSSVGGPYLELVEMN, from the coding sequence ATGCCACGTGATACGGTAGACCGGCGCACATTCCTGAAGTCGGCCGGCGCTGCGACAGTCGTCGCAACGTCACTCGCCGGCTGTTCCAGCGGCGACGGTGACAGCGGTGAGGACACCACCGAAGCCAGCGAGAACACCGGCGACGGGACTGAAACCGACGAGACGACCGAACAGGACGACGGCGGGAGCGACCTCAGCGGGACGCTCGTGTACTCCCGCGGGGACCACCCGACGAACTACGACCCCCAGCAGACCACCAGCGGCGAAGTCGCGAAGGTCACCAACCAGGTCTTCGACACGCTCATCGACTTCGTTCCCGGCAGCGGCGGGCAGCTCACCGACGGGCTCGCCAACGAGTGGAACCTCGAGGAGACCACGGCGACGGTGACGCTCAAGGAAGGCATCACCTTCCACAACGGCGAAGAGGTCACCGGGGAGGACGTCCGCGCGACCGTCCGGCGGTTCATCGACGAGGACTACGAGTACTTCCTCGGCACCGACAACCGCTCGGGGTACTCCTCGGTGACGTTCGGGGACTGGGTCGAATCCATCGAGGTTCCCTCGGAGTACGAGGTCCAGTTCAACCTCAGCCAGCGGTACGCGCCGTTCGTCCGGAACCTCGCGATGTTCGCCGCCGCCATCATGTCGAAGACACAGATCGAGGGTGTCGGCGCGACGCCCGAGGATCAGGCTTCACTCGGTACCGACCCCAAGGGCACGGGCCCGTTCATGTTCGAGGAGCTCGACAACTCCAACCAGCGCATCCTCCTGTCCGGCTACCAGGACTTCTGGGGTGAGGGCCCGAACGTCGCGCAGGTCATCTTCAAGACCATCGGGTCGAACCAGACCCGTGCGCAGGACCTCATCAACGGCGACACGCACATCACGGACAACCTCGACGCGCAGTCCATCCAGCAGGTCGACGGCTCGGGCTCCGCGTCCGTCGTCCAGAAGAACGGCATCAACGTCGGCTACATGGCGTTCAACCACGCCCGGAAGGAGGCGTTCCGCGACCCCCGTGTGAAGCGCGCCATCACGCTCGCGGTCAACCGGTCGGCCATCGTCGACGACATCTATCAGGGCTTCGCCACGGAAGCCGACCAGCCGCTCCCGCCGGACGTCCTCGGGCACAACGACGACCTCGAACCGTACCCCCACGACCCCGAGGAGGCGCAGTCCCTGCTCGAGGAGGCGGGTGCGACCGACCTCAGCTTCGAGCTGGCGACGTTCTCGAACCCCCGGGGGTACAACCCGAGCCCGCTCCAGACGGCGAACCAAATCAAGTCCGACCTGCAAGAGATCGGCGTCTCGGTCGAGATCAACCAGTTCTCGACGTTCAGTTCCTACATCGAGTACACGTACGGCGGCCGCCACGACGCCTGCCTGCTCGGCTGGTACACCGACAACGCCGACCCGGACAACTTCCTCTACGTGCTGCTGCACCCCGGCGTGGACGCCTCGGAGCTGTCCGCCGACCAGCAGCACATCCCGTGGGATGACAAGGCGAACGCGTCGAACGTCGCCGCGTGGGTGAACAAGGACTACGTCGAACTCGTCGACGAGGGCCAGACCACGTACGACGAGGGGTCGCGCCGCGACCTCTACCTCGAAGCGTCCCAGATTGCCCACGACGACGCGCCGTGGATGTTCATCGACTACGCGGAGCTCATCCGCGGCGTCCACCAGTCGGTCAACGCCGACAGCTACACGGTGAGTTCGGTCGGTGGGCCGTACCTCGAACTCGTCGAGATGAACTGA
- a CDS encoding lipoyl protein ligase domain-containing protein has translation MRVVRGRADDRGAERSESSERVSGTPANRDADHAVTSDVLDWVRERGEPAVHVWSPGRVVAFGRRDANEDGYEAAVAAASDHGFPTVERRVGGRAVAYTDSTLAFARVTPTADIRTGLSERYDAMVADVVDALQVVGVDDARGGEPPDSFCPGDHSVRADCGKLAGVAQRVTKGAALTSGVLVVDDRDAIAGVLADVYPALGVAFDPDSVGSVAAAGGDPDRVRDELEDALVGDAETEFVAAADILED, from the coding sequence ATGCGAGTCGTTCGCGGCCGAGCCGACGACCGCGGGGCTGAGCGGAGCGAGTCCTCGGAGCGAGTGAGCGGGACACCCGCGAACCGGGACGCCGACCACGCAGTCACTAGCGACGTGCTGGACTGGGTCCGGGAGCGCGGCGAGCCGGCGGTCCACGTGTGGTCGCCGGGTCGCGTCGTCGCGTTCGGCCGCCGTGACGCCAACGAGGACGGCTACGAGGCGGCAGTCGCGGCCGCGAGCGACCACGGCTTCCCGACCGTCGAGCGCCGCGTCGGCGGCCGCGCGGTGGCGTACACTGATTCGACGCTGGCGTTCGCGCGCGTCACGCCGACCGCGGACATCCGGACGGGGCTGAGCGAGCGCTACGACGCGATGGTCGCCGACGTGGTCGACGCGCTCCAGGTCGTCGGCGTCGACGACGCTCGCGGCGGCGAGCCGCCGGACTCGTTCTGTCCCGGCGACCACTCAGTGCGGGCGGACTGCGGGAAGCTCGCGGGCGTCGCCCAGCGCGTCACGAAGGGCGCGGCGCTCACCTCAGGCGTGCTCGTCGTGGACGACCGGGACGCGATTGCCGGCGTACTCGCGGACGTCTACCCCGCGCTCGGCGTGGCCTTCGACCCGGACTCGGTGGGGAGCGTGGCGGCTGCCGGCGGCGACCCGGACCGCGTGCGCGACGAACTGGAGGACGCGCTCGTGGGGGACGCGGAGACGGAGTTCGTGGCAGCCGCGGACATCCTGGAGGACTGA